In a genomic window of Mesotoga sp. Brook.08.105.5.1:
- a CDS encoding sugar ABC transporter permease → MRKWLPYLLLVPTFLVIVLFIYYPAVEAFRMSLYRVSTFGNKTTFVGIQNYINLFNNEQYLSSVKLTVVYVGLSVTLSVFLGFIIAMLLTQNVPGTKLYRTFLFAPYAVSPAIAGTLWTFLLNPVVGHVNYVFMKLFGIQVEWLTSKPYAFYALLFATVWKILPFNMIFYIASIQNVSGDLLEAATLDGAGVMKKTWRIIFPMVSPITFYLVIMNIVSTMFSSFAIVDVMTRGGPAGYTTNMIYRLYLDAFTFQKRGPASAQSVIMFMIMVVVTIIYFAVAERRVHYQ, encoded by the coding sequence ATGCGAAAGTGGTTACCATACCTTCTGCTGGTACCTACCTTTCTAGTTATTGTTTTATTCATTTATTATCCTGCAGTAGAAGCATTCAGGATGAGTCTCTACAGAGTCTCCACCTTTGGCAACAAAACAACATTTGTGGGAATTCAGAATTACATAAACCTTTTCAACAATGAGCAGTATCTTTCCTCAGTGAAGCTAACGGTGGTCTATGTTGGGCTTTCTGTAACACTATCTGTATTCCTCGGCTTCATAATTGCTATGCTCCTTACTCAAAACGTCCCGGGGACGAAGCTTTACAGAACCTTTCTCTTTGCGCCTTATGCTGTTTCTCCGGCGATTGCCGGCACACTGTGGACCTTCCTTCTCAACCCGGTTGTTGGTCATGTCAACTATGTGTTCATGAAGCTTTTCGGAATTCAGGTCGAATGGTTGACTTCGAAACCGTATGCATTCTATGCCTTGCTCTTCGCCACTGTCTGGAAGATACTGCCTTTCAATATGATATTCTATATCGCGAGTATTCAAAACGTCTCGGGAGACCTTCTCGAAGCTGCAACTCTTGATGGGGCAGGGGTGATGAAAAAAACCTGGAGAATCATCTTCCCCATGGTTTCTCCGATAACTTTCTATCTGGTAATTATGAATATTGTTAGTACGATGTTTTCCTCATTTGCAATAGTAGACGTGATGACAAGAGGAGGTCCTGCAGGGTACACGACAAACATGATTTATAGGCTATATCTGGATGCCTTCACTTTCCAGAAAAGAGGACCTGCCTCGGCTCAGAGCGTAATAATGTTCATGATTATGGTAGTTGTTACTATCATCTACTTTGCCGTTGCAGAAAGGCGAGTTCACTACCAATGA
- a CDS encoding carbohydrate ABC transporter permease translates to MKKSTRKLLNTVIIEVVLISVSFIFIMPVILAITMSLQPPQSVFSFPPKFFPTAFYFKNYFDAFKTVPFARLLLNSAIVSTAITLGKLVTGTLAGYAFSNFRFTGRGLAFGFLFATLFLPAETIMIVPLFSLMNRFGWVNTYWALTIPFMASATNTFLMRQQFMTIPLSLEDAARIDGAGPIKYFLKILLPLSKSVIAGSAIINFVYSWNIYLWPLIVTMEDKMKTVQIGVKMLIDAESANNWGIIMAGTMVAVIPTLLVFFLLQNLFVKSLVGTGIKE, encoded by the coding sequence ATGAAGAAGTCTACTAGGAAACTACTGAATACAGTGATTATTGAAGTCGTGCTGATTTCGGTCTCTTTCATTTTCATCATGCCGGTGATCTTGGCTATTACAATGAGCCTTCAGCCGCCTCAAAGTGTCTTTTCCTTTCCTCCGAAGTTTTTCCCGACTGCGTTTTATTTCAAGAACTACTTTGATGCTTTCAAGACAGTTCCTTTTGCACGCCTTCTTCTGAACAGCGCAATCGTGTCAACAGCGATTACTCTTGGCAAGCTCGTAACGGGAACGCTTGCGGGATACGCCTTTTCAAACTTTAGGTTCACCGGAAGAGGACTGGCCTTCGGTTTTCTGTTTGCAACGCTGTTCCTGCCGGCAGAGACGATAATGATAGTTCCTCTCTTCTCGCTTATGAACAGATTTGGATGGGTGAATACATATTGGGCCCTTACTATTCCGTTTATGGCCAGCGCAACAAACACTTTTCTGATGAGACAGCAGTTCATGACGATTCCCCTATCTCTGGAGGATGCTGCAAGAATCGATGGAGCCGGACCTATCAAGTATTTCTTGAAGATTCTTCTGCCTCTTTCTAAATCGGTTATTGCGGGCTCGGCAATCATAAACTTTGTTTATTCTTGGAACATATATCTGTGGCCCCTAATAGTTACGATGGAAGATAAGATGAAGACAGTCCAGATCGGAGTCAAGATGCTAATTGATGCCGAATCTGCGAACAATTGGGGTATTATTATGGCCGGCACGATGGTTGCTGTGATTCCCACATTACTGGTCTTCTTCTTGCTGCAGAACCTCTTTGTGAAAAGCCTTGTCGGCACAGGCATAAAGGAATAA
- a CDS encoding LTA synthase family protein, with the protein MKRIHQWTTKTITVMVVLIIIKSLIFYGYTAELARASILLGTLAWMSFLMLLFWIVFRGKFFLLYCIISCILFVDFIYFQYFGFLPSVKELIHVGHVGAVRESIMYVLNPISFIFIVDLIPTGLYLRKKTLRASEGTVRKPGYPDTLVTIILLISLLIPFSSEALQPYFVFNRYGVFAYHMFDLVRAIPGVDRGIEVDERVSYEGYINKMADKGKYFSVAKDRNVIMIQLESFQDFLVGFEYNGQEVTPNINKIVSRDSIYFKEIYQQIGAGNTSDCEFVVLNSMHALGEVSVYQTRESNSFYALPSLMKSKGYHTVAFHGNNGWFWNRENIYPSLGFSDFVSLEDMESDEIIGFGLSDSSLFRQTLEHLGLLEEPFFAFIVTLTSHNPYDMPEELRGLNLLPEHEGTLFGNYIQSVHYVDEALGHFVEGLKESGLYEDSVIVLYGDHAGLYPFNKENKDILTELLKTEYDFTQAMNIPLIFHIPGSEIQVTSSTVGGQIDLFPTLLNLMGIVERNGILFGRDLLNISFGFAALTHYIPEGSFIDDNRVFIMSSDGILKNSKAIDRKSGIEIVPFSCLDGYKDSIQQIAASKYFILNDSISNLTGAKSAKED; encoded by the coding sequence GAAAGTTCTTCCTGCTCTACTGCATAATCTCGTGTATACTATTCGTAGATTTCATATACTTCCAGTATTTCGGATTTCTACCTTCAGTTAAGGAGCTCATTCATGTAGGCCATGTTGGAGCCGTAAGAGAAAGCATTATGTATGTCCTTAATCCTATTAGCTTTATCTTCATTGTCGACTTGATTCCAACAGGACTGTATCTAAGAAAGAAGACTTTGAGAGCCTCGGAAGGAACAGTAAGAAAACCGGGGTATCCAGATACTCTTGTGACGATAATTCTGCTCATTAGTCTGCTCATCCCTTTCTCGTCAGAGGCTTTGCAGCCTTATTTTGTCTTCAACAGATATGGGGTGTTTGCCTATCACATGTTCGACCTGGTAAGAGCGATTCCAGGAGTTGATAGAGGAATAGAAGTTGATGAAAGGGTCTCTTACGAAGGCTATATCAACAAGATGGCCGATAAGGGAAAATACTTCTCCGTTGCAAAGGATAGGAACGTCATCATGATTCAACTAGAGTCATTTCAGGACTTCTTGGTGGGTTTTGAGTACAATGGGCAGGAAGTAACTCCTAATATAAATAAGATTGTCTCACGTGATTCGATTTACTTCAAGGAGATCTATCAGCAAATAGGTGCTGGCAATACATCTGACTGCGAGTTTGTTGTGCTCAACTCAATGCACGCTCTTGGGGAGGTTTCCGTTTATCAGACAAGAGAAAGCAACAGCTTCTATGCTTTGCCTTCACTAATGAAATCAAAAGGATATCATACAGTTGCATTTCATGGAAACAACGGATGGTTCTGGAACAGAGAGAATATCTACCCTTCATTAGGGTTTTCGGATTTCGTAAGCCTTGAAGACATGGAAAGCGACGAGATCATCGGATTTGGGCTTAGTGATTCCTCTCTTTTCAGACAAACTCTGGAGCATCTAGGGCTTCTTGAGGAACCGTTCTTTGCCTTCATAGTAACGCTTACAAGCCATAATCCATACGATATGCCAGAAGAACTGAGGGGACTGAATTTGCTGCCCGAACATGAAGGCACGCTTTTTGGCAACTATATTCAGTCCGTTCATTACGTGGATGAAGCGCTCGGTCATTTCGTTGAGGGGCTGAAAGAATCAGGTCTCTACGAGGATTCCGTGATCGTCCTTTACGGTGATCATGCGGGTCTATACCCGTTCAACAAGGAAAACAAGGACATACTTACCGAACTCTTGAAAACAGAATACGATTTCACACAGGCTATGAACATACCTCTGATCTTTCACATACCCGGTTCCGAAATCCAGGTAACTAGCTCAACAGTAGGAGGACAGATTGATCTGTTCCCGACACTTCTCAATCTTATGGGAATAGTGGAACGAAATGGGATTCTGTTTGGAAGGGATCTACTAAACATCTCGTTTGGGTTCGCCGCTCTTACCCATTACATCCCCGAGGGATCATTCATAGACGATAATAGGGTCTTCATAATGTCAAGCGATGGAATACTTAAGAACAGCAAAGCAATTGACAGGAAGAGCGGTATAGAGATAGTTCCTTTCAGTTGCCTGGACGGATATAAAGATTCCATACAGCAGATAGCTGCGTCGAAGTATTTCATACTCAACGACTCGATATCGAATCTGACTGGCGCAAAAAGCGCCAAAGAAGACTAG